The stretch of DNA AGAGGCCATCGGCGTCAACTTCATCGACATCTATCACCGCACCGGGCTTTATGCGCTCGACAGCTTCCCGGCCGTCCTCGGCATGGAGGGGGCGGGCACCATCGAGGCGGTGGGCGAGGGTGTCTCCCACCTCACCCCCGGTGACCGCGTGGCCTATGCCTCGCGCCCGTCGGGCGCTTATGCCGAGGCCCGAATGATGCCCGCCGATCGCCCCGTCAAACTGCCCGATGGCATCACCGCGCGCCAGGGCGCCGCGATGATGCTGCAGGGGCTGACGGTGCAGATGCTGTTGCGCCAGGTCTACCGGGTCAAAGAGGGCGACGTGATTTTGTTTCATGCCGCGGCCGGCGGCGTCGGCACCATCGCCTGCCAATGGGCGAAGCATCTGGGGGCGACGGTGATCGGCACGGTGGGCAGTCCCGAGAAGGCGGAGATCGCCCGCGCCCATGGCTGCGATCACCCGATCCTGTACCGCGACGAGGATTTCGTCGCCCGGGTGCGCGAGAT from Alphaproteobacteria bacterium encodes:
- a CDS encoding quinone oxidoreductase, whose translation is MTKAIRIHEYGGPDVLRYEDVEIGAPGPGEVRLTQEAIGVNFIDIYHRTGLYALDSFPAVLGMEGAGTIEAVGEGVSHLTPGDRVAYASRPSGAYAEARMMPADRPVKLPDGITARQGAAMMLQGLTVQMLLRQVYRVKEGDVILFHAAAGGVGTIACQWAKHLGATVIGTVGSPEKAEIARAHGCDHPILYRDEDFVARVRE